From one Mucilaginibacter inviolabilis genomic stretch:
- a CDS encoding glycosyltransferase WbsX family protein, which translates to MSRKNIVSAMFLLLCVSTCVYAQQKKSSNEKYQIAVYYFPDYHVDKRNEVYRGKNWTEWELVKKAKPRFEGHHQPKVPLWGYTDEANPVDMAQKIKAASTHGINAFIFDWYYYNDGPFLQRGLENGFMKAKNNSLMRFSLMWANHDWLDLHPSTHGKPQKLMYPGKITPETWDKMTDYIITKYFKHPSYWKIDGCPYFSIYDLGNFLGSFGSQEAAAKAIADFRAKTKKAGFKDLNINAVVWGNTILPGEKTITSPEILIKNLGFNSVTDYVWIHHVVLNNFPTNAYDSVKNVYFKYALNACEKFNVPYYPNVSMGWDSSPRTNQENSWGNFGYPYTPIIIGNTSGAFKNALIEAKDFMDNHLAKTKILTINSWNEWTEGSYLEPDTLNKFGYLEAIKQVFMNKQK; encoded by the coding sequence ATGAGCAGGAAAAATATTGTATCAGCTATGTTTTTATTGTTGTGCGTGTCTACGTGCGTATATGCTCAGCAAAAAAAATCATCAAATGAGAAATACCAGATAGCTGTTTATTATTTCCCGGACTATCATGTTGATAAGCGGAATGAAGTATACCGCGGAAAGAACTGGACAGAATGGGAGCTTGTTAAAAAAGCAAAGCCACGTTTTGAAGGACATCATCAACCCAAAGTTCCTTTATGGGGATACACCGATGAAGCCAATCCAGTAGATATGGCTCAAAAAATAAAGGCAGCCTCAACACATGGAATTAATGCATTCATTTTTGACTGGTACTATTACAATGATGGCCCCTTTTTGCAAAGGGGGTTAGAAAACGGATTTATGAAGGCTAAGAATAATAGTCTGATGAGATTTAGTTTAATGTGGGCCAACCACGATTGGCTCGATCTTCACCCATCTACGCATGGGAAACCTCAAAAATTGATGTATCCAGGTAAAATCACGCCCGAAACCTGGGATAAAATGACAGACTATATCATTACAAAATATTTTAAACATCCGTCTTATTGGAAAATAGATGGATGCCCCTATTTTTCGATTTATGATCTTGGAAATTTCCTTGGTAGCTTTGGGAGTCAAGAGGCAGCGGCGAAAGCTATTGCTGATTTTCGCGCTAAAACAAAAAAGGCAGGTTTTAAAGATTTAAATATTAATGCCGTTGTGTGGGGTAATACGATACTTCCCGGCGAGAAAACAATTACCTCTCCGGAAATTTTAATTAAAAATCTGGGATTCAATTCGGTAACAGACTACGTATGGATCCATCACGTTGTACTTAATAACTTTCCGACCAATGCGTATGATTCTGTAAAAAATGTATATTTTAAATATGCTTTAAATGCCTGTGAAAAATTTAATGTGCCTTATTATCCCAATGTATCGATGGGTTGGGATTCATCTCCACGCACTAACCAGGAAAATTCATGGGGAAACTTCGGATATCCGTATACACCAATTATTATTGGCAACACATCAGGGGCTTTTAAAAATGCGTTAATAGAAGCGAAAGATTTTATGGATAATCACCTCGCCAAAACTAAAATCCTGACTATTAACTCATGGAATGAATGGACCGAGGGTAGTTATTTAGAACCTGATACTTTAAATAAATTTGGA
- a CDS encoding S41 family peptidase: protein MQPFFNFYKQSRYVLICLISILILQGSCKKEGPSPNYPIGSNENINAWILDSLKRYYYWSDGLPAKPALNRAPLDFFSAVRNSSDRFSYILLPGDLSTVAPTNKSQYGFDYTTIKEKNTGLVFGVIKLVLNDSPASRSGLKRGDYISKINGKAITQENAAALQQELLSGTRVTITFAEVNGAELKDIGSAELTAGFTFEQPAVSNITDNGSSKIAYLYIYDFSQGLAASLYNVFMGFKTAGVTELILDLRYNSGGQVAEAAGLCTMIASGVNYTTPFITYKGNKNGGVRSESLGDAATFDRTVNFNTLLQSNLNLKRVFILGTAATASASEVMINNLKPYIQVVLIGEKTRGKDEASFKIYDARTPKQVNWEMHPIVYKLFNAAGNGGYSAGIDPDISIAELNNLPLQPFGAWEDPLVKAALDRISGKNTLGVLELKKSNKMSLAAGNVLADSRIQATSASTVITHR from the coding sequence ATGCAGCCATTTTTTAACTTTTATAAGCAAAGTCGCTACGTCCTGATTTGTCTGATATCTATTCTGATTTTACAAGGTTCCTGTAAGAAAGAAGGGCCTTCTCCCAATTATCCCATCGGAAGTAATGAAAATATAAATGCCTGGATACTGGATAGCCTCAAGCGTTATTATTATTGGAGCGATGGCCTGCCTGCTAAACCTGCTCTTAACCGGGCTCCGTTGGATTTTTTCTCCGCGGTACGAAACTCCAGCGATCGCTTTTCTTACATTTTATTACCAGGCGATCTATCAACAGTTGCCCCCACTAACAAGAGCCAATATGGATTCGACTATACAACGATCAAAGAGAAAAATACAGGTCTGGTTTTTGGAGTAATTAAACTGGTTTTAAACGATTCTCCCGCATCCAGGTCTGGTTTAAAACGTGGTGATTACATCAGTAAAATTAACGGTAAGGCTATAACCCAGGAAAATGCCGCGGCTTTACAACAGGAATTGCTTTCGGGCACCCGGGTAACGATCACTTTTGCCGAGGTGAATGGTGCTGAATTAAAAGATATTGGCTCTGCCGAATTAACGGCTGGTTTTACGTTTGAACAACCTGCGGTAAGTAATATTACTGATAATGGCAGCTCCAAAATTGCCTATCTATATATATATGATTTTAGCCAGGGGTTAGCCGCCTCGCTTTACAATGTTTTTATGGGTTTTAAAACTGCAGGTGTAACAGAACTTATTCTGGATCTTCGTTATAACTCAGGAGGGCAGGTTGCCGAAGCTGCCGGACTTTGTACCATGATTGCATCCGGGGTAAATTATACCACTCCTTTTATCACTTATAAAGGAAATAAAAACGGAGGTGTCAGATCCGAATCTTTAGGGGATGCAGCCACTTTTGATCGTACAGTAAATTTTAATACCCTTTTGCAATCTAACCTGAATTTAAAAAGAGTATTTATTTTAGGAACAGCTGCAACCGCTTCGGCTTCGGAAGTGATGATCAACAATTTGAAACCCTATATACAGGTTGTGCTGATCGGCGAAAAAACAAGAGGCAAAGATGAAGCGTCATTTAAAATTTATGACGCAAGGACACCCAAGCAAGTGAATTGGGAAATGCACCCCATTGTTTATAAATTGTTTAATGCAGCCGGAAATGGAGGATATAGCGCTGGTATAGATCCCGATATCAGTATTGCGGAGCTGAATAACCTTCCTTTACAACCTTTTGGTGCATGGGAAGACCCTTTAGTTAAAGCCGCCCTGGATCGAATTTCGGGGAAGAATACTTTAGGGGTTTTGGAACTAAAAAAATCTAATAAGATGAGCCTTGCTGCCGGAAATGTACTGGCCGACTCCCGCATACAAGCTACTTCTGCAAGTACCGTGATTACTCATCGTTGA
- a CDS encoding RNA polymerase sigma factor gives MKHLDNLSIKELLCLIQTGDTDAFAEVYKLYRRKVYYFAYRFVRCAEEANELTQDVFVRLWENRMKINPDKNFEAYLFSMVRSNFLDALKKQARMSVYRTANAEEPAFNSTESYMDFTECRQIAMNAIETLSPQAKVAYLLSREDGCSHEDISRQMGLSKNTVNNHIKKSLTHIRTRIRYLSPDTVLPFVLFMLVSFPEMG, from the coding sequence ATGAAACATTTGGACAACTTATCTATCAAGGAACTCTTGTGCCTTATCCAAACCGGGGATACCGATGCTTTCGCTGAAGTTTATAAATTATATAGAAGAAAAGTATATTATTTTGCCTACCGTTTTGTACGTTGTGCTGAAGAAGCCAACGAGCTAACCCAGGATGTATTTGTGCGGTTATGGGAAAACAGGATGAAAATAAATCCTGATAAAAATTTTGAGGCATACCTGTTTAGTATGGTCCGCAGTAATTTTTTGGATGCGCTAAAAAAGCAGGCACGAATGTCTGTTTACCGGACAGCGAATGCAGAGGAGCCGGCTTTTAATTCAACGGAAAGTTATATGGATTTTACGGAATGCAGGCAGATAGCTATGAATGCCATTGAAACACTTTCACCCCAAGCTAAAGTGGCTTATTTATTAAGCCGGGAAGATGGTTGTTCGCATGAGGATATTTCCAGGCAAATGGGTCTTTCAAAAAATACAGTGAATAACCACATTAAAAAATCCTTAACTCATATTCGTACCCGTATCCGCTACTTATCTCCGGATACTGTTCTTCCTTTTGTGCTGTTCATGCTGGTATCTTTCCCCGAAATGGGTTAA